A genomic segment from Nitrospira sp. encodes:
- a CDS encoding Response regulator receiver protein has protein sequence MPPSILLIDDSPGECELFRQALTHAGFSDRLEMAESGRSALAYLHDHPASDEPGLILLDLKLRGEHGADVLTCLKQDARYAHIPIVILTSSDDTADVRACYQAGANGYVVKPGQFQDLVALALHMWKFWIEHNCTLRTATPC, from the coding sequence ATGCCCCCTTCCATCCTGCTCATCGACGACAGCCCCGGCGAATGTGAATTGTTTCGTCAGGCGCTGACACACGCAGGCTTCTCCGACCGGCTCGAGATGGCCGAAAGCGGCAGGTCTGCCCTGGCCTATTTGCACGATCATCCGGCAAGCGATGAACCGGGATTGATTCTCCTCGACTTAAAACTGCGCGGTGAACACGGAGCGGATGTGCTGACATGCCTCAAACAGGATGCGCGTTATGCGCACATTCCGATCGTGATTCTCACCAGCTCCGACGACACCGCGGACGTCCGCGCTTGCTACCAGGCAGGAGCGAACGGCTATGTGGTGAAACCGGGGCAATTCCAGGACCTCGTCGCGCTGGCCCTGCATATGTGGAAATTCTGGATCGAACATAACTGCACGTTACGGACGGCGACCCCATGCTGA
- a CDS encoding CzcABC family efflux RND transporter, transmembrane protein: MLTRAALKNPYAVFALCMIALILGGVSYQKMRVDIFPEIKLPSILVTTFYRGLSPSEMEGAITFRLEQRFVEASYVEHIESQSLAGMSYIKVFFQPEYGIDAAQSELTSLAYSVIRTLPPGVYPPSVFKFGVSSLPIGLLSVASDSLGAKEIRDLAYFTVRGQIASIPGISFGPPLGGKVRQVTVFLDQQRLLARGISPSDVVNALNAQSAIIPAGNVKLGDLDYFVYSNSLIDVVDKINDIPIKVVNGTPVLVRDIGTAADSAAVQTSIVRVNGREATYIPITRQEGANTLEVTDGIRAKLSTLTEIPSGTTVKFLYDQSLYIRQAIANLQKEGLLGAGLAGLMIFLFLASVKAALVVGLAIPLSLTTALVALYLTDQSVNIMTLGGLALVIGTLLDNNIVVQENLHRHLEMGKDGRSAAEDSATELTLPILVATICILIVYLPIMFFTGIIKYLFVPLAMTVAFAMLADYVVSMSVTPVVLSWLYQTGHGKSPEHDASTDQGWFRYVLAIYEPLLKAGVHFKPLVIGIAVLALLGTGAFVIPRLHSEFFPKVDAGNFTMHVVAPEGSRIEKTTAIVGQIEQLIHDTIPKDDLEEVISNTGLYYGDAARFAPNTGNHTAFVLVNLVTGHRGRTDDYIALLRSKLKASLPGVEVAFQTGGIISDVLNFGLKAPIDIQVKGPNLDIIRPVAERIQQQIAQVPDTVDVRIKQGKSYPELHIDVDRTKAAYYGINQNRVVVDVITGISSNLALSPNYWLDPKTANGYFLLAQYPEQSLTSTEDLLNIPIIGARTPLLPTASLTGGGMLGSTMALQNTPFAGRQMEMTSGFYSSSDDRRGPPVMLRDVASLNFKTGPDSVDHYDLSRLINVLVTPVGNDLGRVARDIEKVLAGITLPKDVTVQLRGEVANMRSAIQNFALALPLAVVLIYLVMVALFRSFIDPLIILVAVPLGWIGTVLILHLTDTSVNVESMIGTLMMMGIVVSNSILLVDFANRMVRHGATAEHAVLEAGRRRIRPILMTALATILGLLPLALGFGEGNETMVPLARAVVGGLAVSTIMTLMVVPVMHSIVLHRRERAPLSSTPGATSEEI; the protein is encoded by the coding sequence ATGCTGACCCGCGCGGCCCTCAAAAACCCCTACGCCGTCTTCGCGCTCTGCATGATCGCGTTGATCCTGGGCGGCGTGTCGTACCAGAAAATGCGTGTGGACATCTTTCCGGAAATCAAGCTGCCGTCGATTCTCGTCACGACCTTCTACCGCGGCTTGAGCCCGAGCGAAATGGAGGGCGCGATTACGTTTCGATTGGAGCAACGTTTCGTCGAAGCGAGTTATGTCGAACATATCGAATCCCAATCGCTCGCCGGCATGAGTTACATCAAGGTGTTTTTTCAGCCGGAGTACGGCATCGATGCGGCCCAATCGGAGTTGACCAGTCTGGCCTACAGCGTCATCCGCACGCTTCCTCCCGGTGTCTATCCCCCCTCTGTCTTCAAATTCGGCGTGTCCAGTCTGCCGATCGGGTTGCTCTCCGTTGCCAGCGATTCCCTGGGTGCCAAGGAGATTCGCGATCTGGCTTACTTTACCGTGCGCGGGCAAATCGCCAGTATCCCGGGGATTTCCTTCGGCCCTCCGCTCGGCGGGAAAGTACGGCAGGTGACGGTCTTTCTCGATCAACAGCGGTTGCTCGCCCGCGGCATCTCGCCTTCCGACGTGGTCAACGCACTCAATGCCCAGAGCGCCATCATCCCGGCAGGGAACGTCAAACTCGGCGATCTGGACTATTTCGTCTACTCCAATAGCCTCATCGACGTCGTGGACAAGATCAACGACATCCCGATCAAGGTCGTGAACGGCACCCCTGTACTGGTGCGCGACATCGGCACGGCTGCGGACAGTGCCGCGGTCCAGACCTCGATCGTGCGTGTGAACGGCCGCGAAGCGACCTACATTCCGATCACCAGGCAAGAAGGCGCCAACACGCTGGAAGTCACCGACGGGATTCGCGCCAAACTCTCCACACTCACGGAAATTCCATCCGGCACCACCGTCAAGTTTCTGTACGACCAGTCGCTCTATATCCGCCAGGCCATCGCCAATTTGCAGAAAGAAGGGCTCCTTGGGGCAGGACTGGCCGGCCTGATGATCTTTCTCTTCCTCGCCAGCGTGAAGGCGGCGCTGGTGGTCGGATTGGCTATTCCCCTGTCGCTCACGACCGCGTTGGTGGCGCTGTATCTCACCGACCAAAGCGTGAACATCATGACGTTGGGAGGGTTGGCGTTGGTGATCGGGACCTTGCTGGACAACAACATCGTGGTGCAGGAAAACCTGCACCGGCATTTGGAGATGGGAAAGGACGGGCGCTCGGCGGCTGAAGACAGTGCGACGGAACTGACCCTCCCGATCCTGGTCGCGACGATCTGCATCCTGATCGTGTACCTGCCGATTATGTTCTTCACCGGCATCATCAAATATCTCTTCGTCCCGCTGGCCATGACGGTCGCCTTCGCCATGCTGGCCGACTATGTCGTTTCGATGTCGGTCACTCCGGTCGTGTTGAGTTGGCTCTATCAAACCGGCCACGGCAAGTCCCCGGAGCATGACGCCTCGACCGATCAAGGCTGGTTTCGGTATGTCCTTGCGATCTACGAGCCATTGTTGAAGGCCGGCGTACATTTCAAACCGCTCGTCATCGGGATCGCCGTCCTGGCCCTGCTCGGCACCGGAGCCTTCGTGATTCCCCGACTCCATAGCGAATTCTTTCCGAAAGTCGATGCGGGGAATTTCACCATGCACGTCGTGGCGCCGGAAGGATCGCGCATCGAAAAGACCACCGCCATCGTGGGTCAAATCGAACAACTGATCCATGACACGATCCCCAAAGACGACCTGGAGGAAGTGATCTCCAATACCGGCCTGTATTATGGCGATGCCGCGCGGTTTGCTCCGAATACCGGAAACCACACCGCATTCGTGCTGGTCAATCTCGTCACCGGCCACCGAGGCCGCACGGACGACTACATCGCGCTGTTGCGCAGCAAGCTTAAGGCCTCCCTACCCGGCGTGGAGGTGGCGTTTCAAACCGGCGGCATCATCAGCGATGTCTTGAACTTCGGCCTCAAGGCCCCGATCGACATTCAAGTGAAGGGACCCAACCTCGACATCATCAGGCCGGTGGCGGAACGGATTCAGCAACAGATCGCCCAGGTCCCCGACACGGTCGATGTGCGGATCAAGCAGGGTAAGAGTTATCCGGAACTGCACATCGATGTGGACCGGACGAAGGCCGCCTACTACGGTATCAACCAGAATCGCGTGGTCGTCGATGTCATCACCGGCATCAGCTCAAACCTGGCGCTCTCCCCAAACTATTGGCTGGACCCGAAAACCGCCAACGGCTATTTCCTCCTGGCGCAATACCCAGAGCAATCGCTCACCAGTACCGAAGACCTGCTGAATATCCCGATCATCGGCGCCCGTACCCCGCTGCTGCCGACCGCCAGCCTCACAGGCGGCGGCATGCTCGGTTCGACCATGGCCCTGCAGAACACGCCCTTCGCCGGACGGCAGATGGAGATGACCAGTGGATTCTACAGCTCGAGCGATGATCGCCGCGGGCCGCCCGTCATGCTGCGCGATGTGGCGTCTCTCAACTTCAAAACCGGTCCCGATTCAGTGGACCATTATGATCTCTCGCGCTTGATCAATGTGCTGGTCACACCGGTAGGAAACGACCTCGGCCGGGTCGCCCGGGATATCGAGAAAGTCCTGGCCGGCATTACCTTGCCGAAGGACGTGACCGTCCAACTGCGCGGCGAAGTGGCCAACATGCGGAGCGCGATCCAGAACTTCGCCTTGGCCCTGCCCCTCGCCGTGGTGCTGATCTATCTGGTGATGGTAGCCCTGTTCCGCTCGTTCATCGACCCGCTCATCATCCTGGTGGCGGTCCCGCTGGGCTGGATCGGTACGGTGCTGATCCTGCACCTCACCGATACGTCGGTCAATGTCGAGTCGATGATCGGCACCTTGATGATGATGGGTATCGTGGTCTCGAACAGCATTCTGCTCGTGGATTTTGCCAATCGGATGGTCCGCCACGGCGCGACCGCCGAACATGCCGTGTTGGAGGCGGGCCGGCGGCGCATCCGGCCCATCCTCATGACGGCGCTCGCGACCATCCTGGGCCTCTTACCGCTCGCCCTCGGTTTCGGTGAAGGCAACGAAACCATGGTTCCCTTGGCCCGCGCGGTGGTCGGCGGGTTGGCGGTCAGCACGATCATGACGTTGATGGTCGTCCCGGTCATGCACTCGATCGTCCTCCATCGCCGGGAACGGGCTCCGCTCTCCTCGACCCCCGGTGCGACCTCGGAGGAAATTTGA